The proteins below are encoded in one region of Sminthopsis crassicaudata isolate SCR6 chromosome 1, ASM4859323v1, whole genome shotgun sequence:
- the USP19 gene encoding ubiquitin carboxyl-terminal hydrolase 19 isoform X8 produces the protein MSGGASATGQRRCPQGLEDATNKKKQKDRVNQESKDGEPKRVPAPGLETYTLREEQEFKEAELLLDWKQNADEVIVKLHVGSGPLRIEDIDAAFTDTDCVVQLPDGRQWSCIFYEEIESSCSKIHARKGGVLQLLLHKKIPLRTWPSLLKKKPISQDLGAGAHCKENGQELPPSLLEPGSSPEPQRGKQEPRNQKRAQGRGEAGIGTGPGAQAGPSAKRAVHLRGVTEGEASRGSPGPRGDGSPSPESTVQPVSTEPEAIVGPQQLSLMTQHTQQSIQEENQGLCLEGTLEGEKMIAHQNEMACPALPQGKEGDQNKEEAATTLENSAEGMEPEPMVNLTFVKNDSYEKGPDSVVVHVYVKEICRKTSRVLFREQDFTLVFQTSDMNFLRLHPDCGPHTTFRWQVKLRNMIQPEQCVYHFTSSRIDICLRKRQSQRWGGLEAPATRGAVGGAKVAMPTGPTPLDAAPPGGSPLASQEEARVGEKEKVKARTEESGLDSVAARTPPEHVALKPDPPLTSPKPTCMVPPMPHSPMSSESVEEEEEEEKKVCLPGFTGLVNLGNTCFMNSVIQSLSNTRELRDYFHDRSFEAEINYSNPLGTGGRLAIGFAVLLRALWKGTHHAFQPSKLKAIVASKASQFTGYAQHDAQEFMAFLLDGLHEDLNRIQNKPYTETVDSDGRPDEVVAQEAWQRHKMRNDSFIVDLFHGQYKSKLVCPVCSKVSITFDPFLYLPVPLPQKQKVLTVYYFAKEPHKKPVKFLVSISKENSSAMEVLDSLAQSVHVKPESLRLAEVIKNRFHRVFLPSHSLDTVSPTDLLLCFEVLSSELAKERVIVLQVQQRPQVPSVPIAKCAACQKKQQSEDEKLKRCTRCYRVGYCNQVCQKTHWPDHKGLCRPENIGFPFFISVPESRLTYARLAQLLEGYARYSVSVFQPPFQLGRVSPEQSPQVLSSSTSPVLSTLEAGGGDRDLRPSPESQVSPTVAELGDTGASRSRAAPDRGSVPSLDTGLSESTVSMASEGGFSKESAGERLLRPEAAVPGYQHPAEVLSAHPPPFFINKIDATNKEQKLEDKGEVPLELSDDCSLALVWKNNERLKEFVLVGSKELECVEDPSSASEAARAGHFTLEQCLNLFTKPEVLAPEEAWYCPKCKQHREASKQLMLWRLPNVLIIQLKRFSFRSFIWRDKINDMVEFPLRNLDLSKFCIGQKDDRQLPTYDLYAVINHYGGMIGGHYTAYARLPSDKNSQRSDVGWRLFDDSTVTTVDESQVVTRYAYVLFYRRRNSPVERPPRAPATDHHPDLGPATEAATSQADPGRLLPDGEWALRAK, from the exons ATGTCCGGAGGGGCTAGTGCAACAGGCCAGCGAAGATGCCCTCAGGGGCTGGAGGATGCCACCAacaagaagaaacagaaggaTCGTGTGAACCAGGAGAGCAAAGATGGGGAGCCCAAAAGAG tgCCTGCTCCGGGTTTGGAAACATACACCCTTAGAGAAGAGCAGGAATTCAAGGAAG CTGAACTGCTACTAGATTGGAAGCAAAATGCAGATGAAGTGATAGTAAAGCTGCATGTGGGGTCTGGGCCCTTGCGGATAGAAGATATAGATGCAGCCTTCACGGATACAGACTGTGTGGTACAGTTACCAG ATGGCAGGCAGTGGAGTTGCATCTTCTATGAGGAGATTGAAAGTTCTTGCAGCAAGATCCACGCTCGAAAGGGTGGTGTCCTACAGTTATTATTGCATAAGAAGATTCCACTTCGGACCTGGCCCTCCCTCCTG AAAAAGAAGCCCATAAGCCAGGATTTGGGAGCCGGAGCCCATTGCAAAGAAAATGGACAAGAGCTGCCCCCCAGTCTTCTGGAACCCGGGTCTAGTCCAGAGCCCCAAAGAGGAAAGCAAGAACCACGAAATCAGAAGCGAGCTCAGGGCCGAGGCGAAGCAGGCATAGGAACAGGCCCTGGAGCTCAAGCAGGACCCAGTGCTAAGCGGGCGGTACACCTCCGGGGGGTTACTGAAGGGGAGGCTTCCAGGGGCAGCCCAGGTCCCCGAGGCGATGGCTCTCCTTCACCAGAATCCACAGTTCAG CCTGTTTCAACAGAACCCGAGGCAATTGTTGGGCCACAGCAGCTATCCTTGATGACCCAACATACTCAACAGTCCATTCAAGAGGAAAATCAGGGCCTTTGTCTAGAAGGTACTCTAGAAGGGGAGAAGATGATAGCCCACCAGAATGAAATGGCCTGCCCAGCTCTCCCCCAGGGTAAAGAAGGGGACCAGAACAAGGAGGAGGCAGCAACAACTTTGGAAAATTCAGCTGAGGGTATGG AGCCCGAGCCCATGGTGAACCTGACATTTGTGAAGAATGACTCATATGAGAAAGGTCCAGATTCAGTGGTTGTACATGTGTATGTGAAGGAAATCTGCCGCAAAACTTCTCGTGTACTGTTTCGTGAACAGGACTTCACCCTAGTGTTTCAGACCAG TGATATGAACTTTCTGCGGCTGCACCCAGATTGTGGACCACATACAACCTTCCGATGGCAGGTGAAGCTCAG GAACATGATTCAACCAGAGCAGTGTGTGTATCACTTCACTTCTTCACGCATCGATATATGCCTCAGGAAGCGGCAGAGTCAGCGCTGGGGGGGCCTTGAGGCCCCAGCCACACGAG GTGCAGTGGGTGGTGCAAAGGTTGCCATGCCGACAGGCCCAACCCCTCTGGATGCAGCTCCACCAGGTGGTTCCCCTCTGGCTAGCCAGGAGGAGGCTCGAgttggggagaaggagaaagtgaaGGCCCGGACTGAAGAATCAGGGCTGGACAGTGTGGCCGCCCGCACTCCACCAGAGCACGTGGCTCTGAAGCCAGACCCCCCCCTCACCTCA CCCAAGCCCACTTGCATGGTCCCCCCCATGCCTCACAGCCCTATGAGCAGTGAGAGtgtggaagaagaggaggaagaggagaagaaggtgTGCTTGCCTGGTTTCACAGGCCTTGTCAATCTGGGCAACACTTGCTTCATGAATAGTGTCATTCAGTCCCTGTCCAACACCCGAGAGCTTCGGGACTACTTCCACG ATCGCTCTTTTGAGGCTGAGATAAACTACAGCAATCCTCTGGGCACAGGGGGACGACTGGCCATCGGCTTTGCAGTGCTGCTGCGAGCGCTGTGGAAGGGCACCCACCACGCCTTTCAGCCCTCCAAGCTGAAG GCCATTGTGGCAAGCAAGGCCAGCCAGTTCACTGGCTATGCTCAGCATGATGCTCAGGAGTTCATGGCCTTCCTGTTGGATGGGCTACATGAGGACCTGAACCGAATCCAGAATAAGCCCTATACAGAGACTGTAGATTCTGATGGGCGTCCTGATGAG GTGGTTGCTCAGGAGGCATGGCAACGGCACAAAATGAGGAATGACTCTTTCATTGTGGATTTGTTCCATGGACAGTACAAGTCAAAGTTGGTGTGCCCTGTTTGTTCCAAG GTTTCCATCACTTTCGACCCATTCCTGTACCTGCCTGTCCCCCTGCCTCAGAAGCAGAAAGTGCTCACTGTGTACTACTTTGCCAAGGAGCCACACAAGAAGCCTGTCAAG TTCCTGGTTAGCATCAGCAAAGAAAACTCCAGTGCGATGGAGGTGCTTGACTCCCTGGCACAAAGTGTTCATGTGAAGCCTGAGAGCCTTCGGCTGGCTGAG GTGATTAAGAACCGATTTCACCGTGTTTTCCTGCCATCACACTCACTGGACACCGTCTCTCCCACTGATCTGCTCCTTTGCTTTGAAGTGCTATCCTCAGAGCTAGCCAAAGAGCGGGTGATAGTCCTTCAAGTACAACAG CGCCCTCAGGTGCCCAGTGTCCCCATTGCCAAGTGTGCTGCCTGCCAGAAGAAGCAGCAGTCTGAGGATGAGAAATTGAAGCGTTGTACCCGCTGTTACCGTGTTGGCTACTGCAACCA GGTTTGTCAGAAGACTCACTGGCCAGATCACAAAGGCCTGTGCCGTCCAGAGAATATTGGTTTTCCCTTCTTTATCAGTGTCCCTGAGTCCCGCCTCACCTATGCTCGCCTTGCTCAGCTGCTGGAAGGCTATGCTCG GTACTCAGTGAGCGTGTTCCAGCCACCCTTCCAGTTAGGCCGTGTATCCCCAGAACAGAGCCCCCAGGTGCTCAGCAGCTCTACATctcctgtgctaagcactttggaGGCTGGGGGTGGGGACCGGGACTTAAGACCCTCACCAGAATCCCAAGTATCCCCAACAGTGGCTGAGCTTGGTGACACAGGTGCCTCAAGGAGCCGGGCAGCCCCTGATCGGGGTTCTGTGCCCAGTCTTGACACAGGCCTCTCAGAGTCAACAGTCAGCATGGCCAGCGAGGGGGGATTTTCTAAGGAATCTGCTGGGGAGAGGTTACTCAGACCTGAAG CTGCTGTTCCAGGATACCAGCATCCAGCTGAGGTCCTAAGTGCCCATCCACCCCCATTTTTTATCAACAAAATTGATGCCACCAATAAGGAGCAAAAGCTGGAAGACAAAG GTGAAGTCCCCCTGGAGTTGAGTGATGACTGTAGCCTGGCCTTGGTGTGGAAGAACAATGAACGGCTGAAGGAGTTTGTGCTTGTTGGCTCCAAGGAGCTCGAGTGTGTGGAAGACCCCAGCTCGGCCAGTGAGGCAGCTAGGGCTGGTCACTTTACTCTGGAGCAATGTCTCAATCTCTTCACCAAGCCTGAGGTGCTAGCCCCAGAAGAAGCCTG GTACTGTCCCAAGTGTAAGCAGCACAGAGAAGCCTCCAAGCAGCTGATGCTGTGGCGCCTTCCAAATGTGCTCATTATCCAGCTGAAGCGCTTCTCCTTTCGAAGCTTCATCTGGAGGGATAAAATTAATGACATGGTGGAATTCCCTCTCAG GAACTTGGACTTGAGCAAGTTTTGCATAGGCCAGAAGGATGACCGGCAGCTTCCAACCTATGACCTATACGCAGTCATCAACCACTACGGGGGCATGATTGGGGGCCACTACACTGCATATGCCCGCCTTCCTAGTGACAAGAACAGCCAGCGGAGTGATGTGG gcTGGAGACTATTTGATGACAGCACAGTGACCACAGTCGATGAAAGCCAAGTAGTGACCCGCTATGCCTATGTCCTCTTCTATCGTCGGCGAAACTCTCCTGTGGAGAGGCCTCCCAGGGCTCCTGCTACCGACCACCACCCGGATCTGGGCCCGGCCACAGAGGCAGCCACCAGCCAG GCTGACCCCGGGAGACTTCTCCCAGATGGAGAATGGGCTCTGAGGGCTAAATGA
- the USP19 gene encoding ubiquitin carboxyl-terminal hydrolase 19 isoform X4, giving the protein MSGGASATGQRRCPQGLEDATNKKKQKDRVNQESKDGEPKRVPAPGLETYTLREEQEFKEAELLLDWKQNADEVIVKLHVGSGPLRIEDIDAAFTDTDCVVQLPDGRQWSCIFYEEIESSCSKIHARKGGVLQLLLHKKIPLRTWPSLLKKKPISQDLGAGAHCKENGQELPPSLLEPGSSPEPQRGKQEPRNQKRAQGRGEAGIGTGPGAQAGPSAKRAVHLRGVTEGEASRGSPGPRGDGSPSPESTVQPVSTEPEAIVGPQQLSLMTQHTQQSIQEENQGLCLEGTLEGEKMIAHQNEMACPALPQGKEGDQNKEEAATTLENSAEEPEPMVNLTFVKNDSYEKGPDSVVVHVYVKEICRKTSRVLFREQDFTLVFQTSDMNFLRLHPDCGPHTTFRWQVKLRNMIQPEQCVYHFTSSRIDICLRKRQSQRWGGLEAPATRVGGAKVAMPTGPTPLDAAPPGGSPLASQEEARVGEKEKVKARTEESGLDSVAARTPPEHVALKPDPPLTSPKPTCMVPPMPHSPMSSESVEEEEEEEKKVCLPGFTGLVNLGNTCFMNSVIQSLSNTRELRDYFHDRSFEAEINYSNPLGTGGRLAIGFAVLLRALWKGTHHAFQPSKLKAIVASKASQFTGYAQHDAQEFMAFLLDGLHEDLNRIQNKPYTETVDSDGRPDEVVAQEAWQRHKMRNDSFIVDLFHGQYKSKLVCPVCSKVSITFDPFLYLPVPLPQKQKVLTVYYFAKEPHKKPVKFLVSISKENSSAMEVLDSLAQSVHVKPESLRLAEVIKNRFHRVFLPSHSLDTVSPTDLLLCFEVLSSELAKERVIVLQVQQRPQVPSVPIAKCAACQKKQQSEDEKLKRCTRCYRVGYCNQVCQKTHWPDHKGLCRPENIGFPFFISVPESRLTYARLAQLLEGYARYSVSVFQPPFQLGRVSPEQSPQVLSSSTSPVLSTLEAGGGDRDLRPSPESQVSPTVAELGDTGASRSRAAPDRGSVPSLDTGLSESTVSMASEGGFSKESAGERLLRPEAAVPGYQHPAEVLSAHPPPFFINKIDATNKEQKLEDKGEVPLELSDDCSLALVWKNNERLKEFVLVGSKELECVEDPSSASEAARAGHFTLEQCLNLFTKPEVLAPEEAWYCPKCKQHREASKQLMLWRLPNVLIIQLKRFSFRSFIWRDKINDMVEFPLRNLDLSKFCIGQKDDRQLPTYDLYAVINHYGGMIGGHYTAYARLPSDKNSQRSDVGWRLFDDSTVTTVDESQVVTRYAYVLFYRRRNSPVERPPRAPATDHHPDLGPATEAATSQASRIWQELEAEEELGPEASGRLGHWGPRGWAAPPRRAPDAPDEGCLRYFVLGTMAALVALVLNVFYPLVSQSRWR; this is encoded by the exons ATGTCCGGAGGGGCTAGTGCAACAGGCCAGCGAAGATGCCCTCAGGGGCTGGAGGATGCCACCAacaagaagaaacagaaggaTCGTGTGAACCAGGAGAGCAAAGATGGGGAGCCCAAAAGAG tgCCTGCTCCGGGTTTGGAAACATACACCCTTAGAGAAGAGCAGGAATTCAAGGAAG CTGAACTGCTACTAGATTGGAAGCAAAATGCAGATGAAGTGATAGTAAAGCTGCATGTGGGGTCTGGGCCCTTGCGGATAGAAGATATAGATGCAGCCTTCACGGATACAGACTGTGTGGTACAGTTACCAG ATGGCAGGCAGTGGAGTTGCATCTTCTATGAGGAGATTGAAAGTTCTTGCAGCAAGATCCACGCTCGAAAGGGTGGTGTCCTACAGTTATTATTGCATAAGAAGATTCCACTTCGGACCTGGCCCTCCCTCCTG AAAAAGAAGCCCATAAGCCAGGATTTGGGAGCCGGAGCCCATTGCAAAGAAAATGGACAAGAGCTGCCCCCCAGTCTTCTGGAACCCGGGTCTAGTCCAGAGCCCCAAAGAGGAAAGCAAGAACCACGAAATCAGAAGCGAGCTCAGGGCCGAGGCGAAGCAGGCATAGGAACAGGCCCTGGAGCTCAAGCAGGACCCAGTGCTAAGCGGGCGGTACACCTCCGGGGGGTTACTGAAGGGGAGGCTTCCAGGGGCAGCCCAGGTCCCCGAGGCGATGGCTCTCCTTCACCAGAATCCACAGTTCAG CCTGTTTCAACAGAACCCGAGGCAATTGTTGGGCCACAGCAGCTATCCTTGATGACCCAACATACTCAACAGTCCATTCAAGAGGAAAATCAGGGCCTTTGTCTAGAAGGTACTCTAGAAGGGGAGAAGATGATAGCCCACCAGAATGAAATGGCCTGCCCAGCTCTCCCCCAGGGTAAAGAAGGGGACCAGAACAAGGAGGAGGCAGCAACAACTTTGGAAAATTCAGCTGAGG AGCCCGAGCCCATGGTGAACCTGACATTTGTGAAGAATGACTCATATGAGAAAGGTCCAGATTCAGTGGTTGTACATGTGTATGTGAAGGAAATCTGCCGCAAAACTTCTCGTGTACTGTTTCGTGAACAGGACTTCACCCTAGTGTTTCAGACCAG TGATATGAACTTTCTGCGGCTGCACCCAGATTGTGGACCACATACAACCTTCCGATGGCAGGTGAAGCTCAG GAACATGATTCAACCAGAGCAGTGTGTGTATCACTTCACTTCTTCACGCATCGATATATGCCTCAGGAAGCGGCAGAGTCAGCGCTGGGGGGGCCTTGAGGCCCCAGCCACACGAG TGGGTGGTGCAAAGGTTGCCATGCCGACAGGCCCAACCCCTCTGGATGCAGCTCCACCAGGTGGTTCCCCTCTGGCTAGCCAGGAGGAGGCTCGAgttggggagaaggagaaagtgaaGGCCCGGACTGAAGAATCAGGGCTGGACAGTGTGGCCGCCCGCACTCCACCAGAGCACGTGGCTCTGAAGCCAGACCCCCCCCTCACCTCA CCCAAGCCCACTTGCATGGTCCCCCCCATGCCTCACAGCCCTATGAGCAGTGAGAGtgtggaagaagaggaggaagaggagaagaaggtgTGCTTGCCTGGTTTCACAGGCCTTGTCAATCTGGGCAACACTTGCTTCATGAATAGTGTCATTCAGTCCCTGTCCAACACCCGAGAGCTTCGGGACTACTTCCACG ATCGCTCTTTTGAGGCTGAGATAAACTACAGCAATCCTCTGGGCACAGGGGGACGACTGGCCATCGGCTTTGCAGTGCTGCTGCGAGCGCTGTGGAAGGGCACCCACCACGCCTTTCAGCCCTCCAAGCTGAAG GCCATTGTGGCAAGCAAGGCCAGCCAGTTCACTGGCTATGCTCAGCATGATGCTCAGGAGTTCATGGCCTTCCTGTTGGATGGGCTACATGAGGACCTGAACCGAATCCAGAATAAGCCCTATACAGAGACTGTAGATTCTGATGGGCGTCCTGATGAG GTGGTTGCTCAGGAGGCATGGCAACGGCACAAAATGAGGAATGACTCTTTCATTGTGGATTTGTTCCATGGACAGTACAAGTCAAAGTTGGTGTGCCCTGTTTGTTCCAAG GTTTCCATCACTTTCGACCCATTCCTGTACCTGCCTGTCCCCCTGCCTCAGAAGCAGAAAGTGCTCACTGTGTACTACTTTGCCAAGGAGCCACACAAGAAGCCTGTCAAG TTCCTGGTTAGCATCAGCAAAGAAAACTCCAGTGCGATGGAGGTGCTTGACTCCCTGGCACAAAGTGTTCATGTGAAGCCTGAGAGCCTTCGGCTGGCTGAG GTGATTAAGAACCGATTTCACCGTGTTTTCCTGCCATCACACTCACTGGACACCGTCTCTCCCACTGATCTGCTCCTTTGCTTTGAAGTGCTATCCTCAGAGCTAGCCAAAGAGCGGGTGATAGTCCTTCAAGTACAACAG CGCCCTCAGGTGCCCAGTGTCCCCATTGCCAAGTGTGCTGCCTGCCAGAAGAAGCAGCAGTCTGAGGATGAGAAATTGAAGCGTTGTACCCGCTGTTACCGTGTTGGCTACTGCAACCA GGTTTGTCAGAAGACTCACTGGCCAGATCACAAAGGCCTGTGCCGTCCAGAGAATATTGGTTTTCCCTTCTTTATCAGTGTCCCTGAGTCCCGCCTCACCTATGCTCGCCTTGCTCAGCTGCTGGAAGGCTATGCTCG GTACTCAGTGAGCGTGTTCCAGCCACCCTTCCAGTTAGGCCGTGTATCCCCAGAACAGAGCCCCCAGGTGCTCAGCAGCTCTACATctcctgtgctaagcactttggaGGCTGGGGGTGGGGACCGGGACTTAAGACCCTCACCAGAATCCCAAGTATCCCCAACAGTGGCTGAGCTTGGTGACACAGGTGCCTCAAGGAGCCGGGCAGCCCCTGATCGGGGTTCTGTGCCCAGTCTTGACACAGGCCTCTCAGAGTCAACAGTCAGCATGGCCAGCGAGGGGGGATTTTCTAAGGAATCTGCTGGGGAGAGGTTACTCAGACCTGAAG CTGCTGTTCCAGGATACCAGCATCCAGCTGAGGTCCTAAGTGCCCATCCACCCCCATTTTTTATCAACAAAATTGATGCCACCAATAAGGAGCAAAAGCTGGAAGACAAAG GTGAAGTCCCCCTGGAGTTGAGTGATGACTGTAGCCTGGCCTTGGTGTGGAAGAACAATGAACGGCTGAAGGAGTTTGTGCTTGTTGGCTCCAAGGAGCTCGAGTGTGTGGAAGACCCCAGCTCGGCCAGTGAGGCAGCTAGGGCTGGTCACTTTACTCTGGAGCAATGTCTCAATCTCTTCACCAAGCCTGAGGTGCTAGCCCCAGAAGAAGCCTG GTACTGTCCCAAGTGTAAGCAGCACAGAGAAGCCTCCAAGCAGCTGATGCTGTGGCGCCTTCCAAATGTGCTCATTATCCAGCTGAAGCGCTTCTCCTTTCGAAGCTTCATCTGGAGGGATAAAATTAATGACATGGTGGAATTCCCTCTCAG GAACTTGGACTTGAGCAAGTTTTGCATAGGCCAGAAGGATGACCGGCAGCTTCCAACCTATGACCTATACGCAGTCATCAACCACTACGGGGGCATGATTGGGGGCCACTACACTGCATATGCCCGCCTTCCTAGTGACAAGAACAGCCAGCGGAGTGATGTGG gcTGGAGACTATTTGATGACAGCACAGTGACCACAGTCGATGAAAGCCAAGTAGTGACCCGCTATGCCTATGTCCTCTTCTATCGTCGGCGAAACTCTCCTGTGGAGAGGCCTCCCAGGGCTCCTGCTACCGACCACCACCCGGATCTGGGCCCGGCCACAGAGGCAGCCACCAGCCAG